One part of the Tunicatimonas pelagia genome encodes these proteins:
- a CDS encoding ATP-binding protein gives MQISIADLRNIPTLQDLSNEALQWLIDHSECRILQEDEYMFKKGDPIDYMHILLKGRLRIKVQQGKQLREISAMETGTITGMLPYSRMREATGFGIATEETHVLSLHKKYFVEMEQVSRDMVQALVGVMTTRARDFTRLQQQNEKMMALGKLSAGLAHELNNPAAAIVRSSDILRQHMHQTPDNFKKVILIRLQPEQVDAVNNILFSKINTPPPTLTMMERNNQEDEIAEWLEDQGWEDGYEAAENFVEFGITLDDLQDMEEIIEGKHTEPVFNWLNNVLITERLVKEIEEASQRIATLIQSVKTYTHMDRSTEKAEADIHQGLNSTLTMLNHKLKKKNIQVHKEYAENLPKTPIYVSEINQVWTNLIDNAIDAMEEKGTLIVRTQANNQNIRVDLIDDGSGIPPDIQGSIFDPFFTTKPVGQGSGLGLDIVQKIVEQHQGTIRVDSEPGKTQFTICFPVK, from the coding sequence ATGCAAATATCTATTGCTGACCTCCGTAACATCCCTACTTTGCAAGATTTGAGCAATGAAGCCTTACAGTGGTTGATTGACCATTCGGAATGTCGGATACTTCAAGAAGATGAGTATATGTTCAAAAAAGGCGATCCGATTGACTATATGCACATTCTCCTCAAGGGCAGACTGCGAATTAAAGTGCAACAAGGAAAGCAACTGCGCGAGATTAGTGCCATGGAAACCGGTACGATCACCGGTATGCTACCTTATTCGCGTATGAGAGAAGCTACTGGCTTCGGAATTGCTACCGAAGAAACTCACGTGCTCTCACTGCATAAAAAATACTTTGTGGAAATGGAGCAGGTAAGTCGCGATATGGTGCAAGCACTGGTAGGAGTAATGACTACCCGCGCGCGCGATTTCACCCGCCTTCAGCAGCAAAATGAGAAAATGATGGCCTTGGGCAAACTCTCAGCCGGACTAGCTCACGAACTAAACAATCCGGCAGCTGCCATTGTCCGTAGCTCCGATATTCTTCGGCAACACATGCATCAAACGCCCGATAACTTCAAAAAGGTGATTCTGATTCGGCTACAACCGGAACAAGTAGATGCCGTAAATAATATTCTGTTTTCTAAGATTAATACTCCGCCACCTACCCTCACTATGATGGAGCGCAATAATCAAGAAGATGAAATAGCCGAATGGTTGGAAGACCAAGGCTGGGAGGATGGCTATGAAGCCGCTGAGAACTTCGTGGAGTTTGGCATTACCCTGGATGATTTACAAGACATGGAAGAAATTATTGAGGGTAAGCATACCGAGCCAGTATTTAATTGGCTTAACAATGTACTCATCACTGAACGACTAGTAAAAGAAATAGAAGAGGCATCTCAGCGAATAGCGACCCTCATTCAGTCAGTGAAGACCTACACCCACATGGATCGTTCTACCGAGAAAGCCGAAGCGGATATTCATCAGGGGTTGAATAGCACCCTCACTATGCTTAACCATAAGTTGAAGAAAAAGAATATTCAAGTACATAAGGAGTATGCCGAGAACCTACCCAAAACTCCTATCTACGTAAGCGAAATCAATCAGGTCTGGACGAATCTGATTGACAACGCTATAGATGCTATGGAAGAAAAAGGCACATTAATAGTGCGTACTCAAGCCAATAATCAAAATATACGAGTAGATCTCATTGATGACGGAAGTGGAATCCCGCCTGATATTCAGGGGAGTATTTTTGACCCATTCTTCACCACCAAACCCGTGGGGCAAGGGAGCGGGCTGGGGCTAGATATTGTTCAGAAAATTGTTGAGCAGCACCAAGGCACCATCAGGGTTGATTCCGAACCCGGCAAAACTCAGTTTACGATCTGCTTTCCGGTGAAGTAG
- a CDS encoding FAD-dependent oxidoreductase, with protein sequence MKRPILFAIDDDPQVIRAIARDLRSEYKKDYRILSTDSTQEALQSLAELKKQGEEVAMFLSDQRMPDMLGVEFLQQAKDFFPKSKKVLLTAYSDIDAAIKAINDVQLDYYLTKPWDPPQEKLYPVLNDLLDDWQSHFVPDYSGIKIVGYQYSPKSHEVKDFLAGNLIPYRWLDIETNPKACELLELNNIEEKDLPAVFYEDGSYLVSPSISQIAEKIGMKLEATAQLYDVIIIGAGPAGLAAAVYGGSEGLKTLLIEKRAPGGQAGTSSRIENYLGFPNGLSGADLTRRAISQAKRLGTEFLSPVEVTNIQLQDQYKIVTLSDGSELRTKSIIIATGVNYRKLEATGVHNFTGAGVYYGAATTEANACLNKDIYIVGGGNSAGQAAMYLSNFAKRAYIVIRRPNLSSSMSQYLIDQIDSTENIEVLGESVVVEACGTDHLEALVLEDLNANEKRKVDAGALFIFIGNRPFTDWISLEIAKNEKGFIETGQDVVRDSKKNWSLEREPFLLETSVPGIFASGDVRANAMNRVASAVGEGAMAIKLVHEYLATV encoded by the coding sequence ATGAAACGCCCAATACTTTTCGCCATTGATGATGATCCTCAGGTGATTCGTGCTATCGCCCGAGACTTACGCAGTGAATACAAAAAAGATTACCGAATACTGAGCACTGATTCTACACAAGAAGCTCTTCAATCCCTGGCTGAGCTTAAGAAGCAAGGGGAAGAAGTAGCCATGTTTCTCTCTGACCAACGTATGCCCGATATGTTAGGCGTAGAATTTCTGCAACAGGCTAAAGATTTTTTTCCGAAATCAAAGAAAGTCCTGCTTACTGCGTACTCCGATATTGATGCAGCGATCAAGGCAATTAATGATGTTCAGCTAGATTACTACCTAACCAAACCCTGGGACCCTCCCCAAGAGAAGCTCTATCCGGTACTAAATGATTTGTTAGATGATTGGCAAAGCCACTTCGTTCCTGACTATTCTGGCATCAAAATCGTTGGTTACCAATATTCTCCTAAGTCGCACGAAGTGAAAGACTTTCTGGCGGGTAATTTAATTCCTTATCGCTGGCTAGATATTGAAACTAACCCGAAAGCCTGTGAGCTGCTGGAGTTGAATAATATTGAAGAGAAAGACTTGCCCGCCGTATTTTATGAGGATGGTTCGTACTTGGTTAGCCCTTCAATTAGCCAGATTGCCGAAAAAATAGGCATGAAGCTAGAAGCTACCGCTCAACTCTACGATGTGATAATTATTGGAGCCGGTCCAGCGGGATTGGCCGCAGCTGTGTACGGTGGTTCGGAAGGACTAAAAACACTGTTAATAGAAAAAAGGGCGCCCGGTGGACAAGCCGGAACCAGTTCTCGCATTGAAAACTACTTAGGTTTTCCTAACGGCCTAAGTGGGGCTGACCTTACCCGTCGGGCAATTTCTCAGGCAAAGCGCTTGGGTACCGAGTTTCTCTCTCCGGTGGAGGTTACTAATATTCAGCTTCAAGATCAGTACAAGATTGTGACCCTTTCCGATGGCAGTGAGCTACGAACCAAAAGCATCATCATTGCTACCGGAGTGAATTACCGTAAACTGGAAGCTACCGGCGTACACAACTTTACGGGTGCCGGAGTTTACTACGGGGCGGCTACTACTGAGGCCAATGCTTGTCTGAACAAAGATATTTACATTGTAGGGGGAGGGAACTCTGCTGGGCAAGCAGCTATGTACCTCTCTAACTTTGCTAAACGAGCCTACATTGTTATTCGCAGACCCAATCTTTCCTCTTCTATGTCGCAGTACCTAATTGATCAGATTGATAGTACCGAAAATATTGAAGTACTAGGCGAATCGGTGGTGGTGGAAGCATGTGGCACAGATCATTTGGAAGCACTAGTATTAGAAGATCTTAACGCCAACGAAAAGCGTAAGGTAGACGCAGGTGCTCTGTTTATATTCATCGGTAACCGACCATTTACCGATTGGATTTCGCTAGAGATTGCCAAGAATGAGAAAGGTTTTATAGAAACCGGACAAGATGTAGTGCGCGATAGTAAGAAAAACTGGTCGCTGGAACGTGAACCATTTTTGCTAGAAACCAGTGTACCGGGTATTTTTGCTTCGGGCGATGTTCGCGCCAATGCTATGAACCGCGTTGCTTCCGCTGTTGGCGAGGGGGCTATGGCCATTAAATTAGTTCATGAATACCTAGCCACTGTTTAA
- a CDS encoding sugar phosphate isomerase/epimerase family protein, which produces MKYLRTTVSRKDFLKLLGLSTAMATAPVASSLAVASTQRNKEQELTLGLASYTLRSLSLDEALAVAKRLHLSYIALKSMHLPLDSSPGQIKEAIQKVKDAGINLYGAGVIYMKSPEAVDNAFAYARAAGMSVIIGVPNPELLPRVEEKVKDTNIKLAIHNHGPGDKVYPSPDSIFEHIKDLDQRIGLCIDIGHTFRIGQDPAAKAKQYADRLYDVHLKDVDKRGAEGKPLEIGHGIMDIPAFMKTLQDINYTGVVGIEYEKDGDDPVPGLAESAGYIRGVLDGMSA; this is translated from the coding sequence ATGAAATACCTACGCACTACAGTTTCTCGAAAAGATTTTTTGAAACTACTCGGACTAAGCACAGCGATGGCTACTGCACCAGTTGCCTCTTCTTTGGCGGTGGCCTCCACGCAACGTAACAAAGAGCAGGAACTCACCTTAGGGTTAGCTTCTTATACCCTACGTTCGCTTTCCCTGGATGAAGCGTTAGCCGTGGCTAAGCGGTTACATTTGAGCTACATTGCCCTGAAGAGTATGCACTTGCCGTTGGATAGCTCGCCGGGGCAGATTAAAGAGGCTATTCAAAAGGTGAAAGATGCGGGAATAAATCTCTACGGAGCCGGAGTAATTTATATGAAGTCGCCTGAAGCGGTAGATAACGCCTTTGCATACGCCAGAGCTGCCGGAATGAGCGTGATTATTGGCGTGCCTAATCCCGAGCTACTACCGCGGGTAGAAGAGAAAGTGAAAGATACTAACATTAAATTGGCGATTCACAACCACGGACCGGGCGATAAGGTATATCCGAGCCCGGATTCTATATTTGAGCATATTAAAGATTTAGATCAGCGTATTGGTTTATGCATTGATATTGGCCACACTTTTCGTATTGGACAAGATCCGGCGGCGAAAGCCAAGCAGTACGCCGATCGCCTGTACGATGTGCACCTGAAAGATGTTGATAAGCGGGGCGCGGAAGGGAAACCGCTGGAGATTGGTCACGGCATTATGGATATTCCCGCTTTTATGAAAACCCTACAAGACATTAACTATACCGGAGTAGTGGGCATTGAGTACGAAAAGGATGGCGATGATCCAGTGCCCGGCCTAGCCGAGTCAGCGGGCTACATACGCGGAGTACTAGATGGTATGTCAGCTTAG
- a CDS encoding SulP family inorganic anion transporter — translation MKKYFNLFDLSQKVDYKTEILSGLTVALALVPEAVAFALIAGLSPLTGLYAAFMMGLVTSVLGGRPGMISGATGAVAVVIVALVQSHGPEYIFACVILAGLLQMAAGFLRLGKLMRLVPHPAIFGFVNGLAIVIFMSQLVQFQDGSGNWMSGRDLYVFGSLVALAMLIIWGLPKLTKAIPAALVAILSVWGIVVAFGINTTSVGDMAGPGGIAGGFPPFHIPAVPFTLETLQIIFPYAAVVAGVGLIESLLTLNIIDEITETRGQGNREAVAQGLANTLSGLFSGMGGCAMIGQSLINISSGARARLSGIVASLLLLSFIMFGSSLIELVPMAALTGLMIMVAIGTFEWASLRTFNKMPASDIFVMVTVTLVTVFLHNLALAVMVGVIISALAFAWDNAKRIRARKHVDEDGVKHYEIYGPLFFGSVTTFNSKFDVLNDPEEIVIDFEESRVVDMSAIEALNKITERYQKVGKKVHLKHLSPDCKKLLRNAEDIIEVNVLEDPTYKLAVDKV, via the coding sequence ATGAAGAAGTATTTTAATCTGTTTGACCTTTCTCAGAAGGTCGACTATAAAACGGAAATTTTATCGGGTCTGACGGTGGCCCTGGCACTAGTGCCCGAAGCGGTTGCTTTTGCGCTTATTGCGGGGCTGAGCCCTCTTACTGGTCTCTACGCCGCCTTTATGATGGGGCTGGTCACCTCAGTTTTAGGAGGACGCCCCGGTATGATTTCAGGAGCCACTGGTGCCGTGGCGGTGGTGATTGTTGCTCTGGTACAATCGCACGGCCCTGAGTATATTTTTGCCTGCGTTATTTTGGCCGGATTACTGCAAATGGCCGCAGGTTTTCTTCGTTTGGGGAAGCTAATGCGGCTGGTGCCCCACCCTGCTATCTTTGGCTTCGTTAATGGTTTGGCCATTGTTATTTTTATGAGTCAGCTCGTTCAGTTTCAGGATGGTAGCGGTAACTGGATGAGTGGTCGCGACCTCTACGTTTTTGGTAGCTTGGTAGCCTTAGCCATGCTGATTATCTGGGGATTGCCTAAACTGACCAAAGCTATTCCCGCCGCTTTGGTAGCCATTTTATCGGTTTGGGGCATTGTAGTTGCGTTCGGGATTAACACTACCTCAGTAGGCGATATGGCTGGCCCCGGAGGCATTGCGGGTGGGTTTCCTCCCTTCCATATTCCTGCTGTTCCCTTTACGTTGGAGACACTACAGATCATTTTCCCCTACGCCGCTGTTGTGGCAGGAGTCGGTCTTATTGAAAGCCTGTTAACCCTTAATATTATTGATGAGATTACCGAAACCCGAGGTCAGGGTAATCGTGAGGCAGTTGCCCAGGGACTAGCAAATACCCTCTCTGGCTTGTTTAGCGGTATGGGCGGATGCGCCATGATTGGTCAGAGCCTAATTAATATCTCTTCGGGAGCTCGGGCTCGCCTTTCGGGCATTGTAGCTTCGCTGTTACTACTGAGCTTTATTATGTTTGGGTCAAGCCTTATAGAGTTAGTGCCCATGGCTGCCCTCACCGGACTCATGATTATGGTAGCAATCGGTACGTTCGAGTGGGCTAGTTTACGCACTTTCAACAAAATGCCTGCTTCCGATATCTTTGTGATGGTAACGGTAACACTAGTAACCGTATTCTTGCACAACCTGGCCTTAGCCGTAATGGTAGGGGTGATTATCTCCGCCCTAGCGTTTGCCTGGGATAACGCCAAACGAATCCGAGCCCGCAAGCACGTCGATGAAGATGGGGTAAAGCATTACGAAATCTATGGCCCACTATTCTTTGGCTCAGTCACTACGTTTAACTCCAAGTTTGATGTGCTCAACGATCCTGAGGAGATTGTGATTGATTTTGAGGAGAGCCGGGTGGTCGATATGTCGGCCATTGAGGCACTCAATAAGATTACCGAGCGCTACCAAAAGGTTGGTAAGAAGGTACATCTTAAGCACCTTAGTCCCGATTGTAAGAAGCTACTTCGGAATGCTGAAGATATTATTGAAGTAAATGTGCTAGAAGACCCAACCTACAAGCTTGCCGTCGACAAAGTTTGA
- a CDS encoding porin family protein, whose product MKKYIVLAYAIFLGTSVLAQEVRIGVRGGFGLANQRVERGLLLDTKSRFSWQIGGEANIAVDDMIAIHPALVLSSRGTRIKGSDFGVDYHIRYRPLYLHVPIPVVARMDIGGMDVFGGLGPYFSLGLGGQIVADGGVLGLGVNGDTSIDWGNDNSDNFRSLDAGLVFTAGVVWNGLQFALAYDLGLANIAPNGDDDNIVRNRVFTLTTTYFLPN is encoded by the coding sequence ATGAAGAAATATATAGTATTGGCTTACGCCATTTTTCTGGGAACTTCTGTGTTAGCTCAAGAGGTCCGAATAGGAGTAAGGGGCGGATTTGGGTTGGCTAATCAACGAGTAGAACGGGGACTATTGCTTGATACGAAAAGCCGATTTAGTTGGCAGATAGGCGGAGAGGCCAATATTGCTGTAGATGATATGATTGCCATACATCCTGCATTGGTTCTTAGCAGTAGGGGAACTAGAATAAAAGGAAGCGATTTTGGTGTAGATTATCATATTCGCTATCGTCCGTTGTATTTGCATGTGCCAATACCGGTAGTAGCCCGCATGGATATTGGGGGGATGGATGTTTTTGGCGGATTAGGTCCCTATTTCAGTTTGGGGTTAGGTGGACAAATTGTTGCCGATGGAGGTGTGTTAGGTCTAGGTGTCAACGGTGATACATCTATTGATTGGGGTAACGATAATAGTGATAATTTTCGCAGTCTAGACGCTGGGTTAGTTTTTACTGCGGGTGTAGTGTGGAACGGCCTTCAGTTTGCTCTGGCATATGATTTGGGGTTAGCCAACATTGCTCCCAACGGAGATGATGATAACATTGTCCGCAATCGGGTCTTCACGCTTACTACTACCTATTTCTTACCTAACTAA
- a CDS encoding PKD domain-containing protein has product MKNFITLGLSISVLFFSCSEEEEATPLVAGFTVEVTGEAPNAQVMITNNSTGASTFSWTFSEGANIATSSEESPTALTLDKAGDFTVKLVVSNGTEEEELTGTVSVAGHNAIITYTDVAFGLNAEDATYGRLFSLETGKIYKDSEMDGTDGSIIHLAFGSLGNTMYFFESPTAEGYNVSNATETKVMNFESTPSISVDNFDAMTDDSLLSGLTIVEMNDSFGNSSIPGTVLFETSAGRKGVIKTKAVNSDRLLVDIKAQKY; this is encoded by the coding sequence ATGAAGAATTTTATTACCCTAGGATTATCGATAAGCGTGCTATTCTTTTCTTGTTCTGAAGAAGAAGAAGCAACGCCACTGGTAGCTGGTTTTACGGTTGAAGTAACAGGCGAGGCACCTAACGCTCAGGTTATGATTACCAATAATTCAACCGGGGCATCGACGTTTTCTTGGACATTTAGTGAAGGAGCTAATATAGCTACTTCAAGTGAGGAAAGTCCAACTGCGCTTACGCTTGATAAAGCCGGTGATTTTACCGTAAAGCTGGTCGTTAGTAATGGAACGGAAGAAGAAGAGCTAACCGGAACAGTTTCTGTTGCTGGTCATAATGCAATCATCACTTACACGGATGTAGCGTTTGGGCTCAATGCCGAAGATGCAACGTATGGGAGGCTTTTCTCTCTTGAGACTGGGAAGATCTACAAAGACAGCGAAATGGACGGCACCGATGGTTCAATAATACATCTGGCCTTTGGTAGCTTAGGTAATACCATGTATTTCTTTGAAAGTCCTACCGCAGAAGGTTACAATGTTTCTAACGCCACTGAAACTAAAGTGATGAATTTTGAGTCAACTCCATCTATTTCAGTGGACAATTTTGACGCTATGACGGACGATAGTCTACTGTCGGGGCTGACTATTGTGGAAATGAACGATAGCTTTGGTAATTCATCCATACCCGGAACTGTATTGTTTGAAACATCTGCTGGGAGAAAAGGTGTCATCAAGACCAAAGCTGTCAACAGCGACCGTTTGTTGGTAGATATCAAAGCCCAAAAATACTAG
- a CDS encoding Mrp/NBP35 family ATP-binding protein, with protein MSITREQVLNALRTVDDPDLKRDLVTLNMIKDVAIEDNLISFTVELTTPACPLKEIIRRDCEAAIHKHVSPDIELDINMSSNVTTTRRQNTPLLPEVKNIIAVASGKGGVGKSTVSANLAVTLAQMGAKVGLVDADIFGPSIPTMFNVEFEKPQVKQVDGKNIIVPLEQYGVKLISIGFLMSADEAIVWRGPMASKALQQFLSDVEWGALDYLIIDLPPGTSDIHLTLVQSVPVTGSVIVTTPQKVALADARKALAMFRQPQINVPVLGLVENMAYFTPAELPTNKYYIFGEAGGRTLAEKSAIPFLGEIPLVQSIRESGDRGYPAAIQSEETTEWEAFATLAQEFARQVAIRNNNLDKTKPVEMKTFN; from the coding sequence ATGAGTATTACCCGAGAACAAGTACTAAACGCCCTTCGCACTGTAGATGACCCTGACCTAAAGCGCGATTTAGTAACGTTAAATATGATTAAAGACGTTGCCATTGAGGACAACTTGATAAGCTTCACCGTAGAATTAACTACCCCAGCCTGTCCGCTTAAAGAAATTATCCGGCGCGATTGCGAGGCAGCTATTCATAAGCATGTTTCGCCCGACATCGAACTAGACATTAACATGTCGTCGAACGTAACAACCACCCGTCGACAGAACACTCCGCTGCTACCTGAGGTAAAAAACATTATCGCGGTAGCTTCGGGTAAAGGTGGAGTGGGTAAATCTACCGTATCGGCCAACTTGGCGGTCACGCTTGCTCAGATGGGAGCCAAAGTCGGTCTAGTTGATGCGGATATTTTTGGCCCATCGATCCCCACGATGTTTAATGTAGAGTTCGAAAAGCCGCAAGTAAAGCAAGTAGATGGTAAAAATATTATTGTGCCCCTGGAACAGTACGGAGTGAAGCTAATTTCTATTGGCTTTCTGATGAGTGCCGATGAGGCCATTGTGTGGCGCGGGCCCATGGCTAGCAAAGCCTTGCAGCAGTTTCTGAGTGATGTAGAATGGGGAGCTTTGGATTACTTGATTATTGACCTCCCCCCCGGCACCAGCGATATTCATTTAACGTTGGTGCAATCTGTACCAGTAACTGGATCAGTGATTGTTACTACACCTCAGAAAGTGGCTTTGGCAGATGCTCGGAAGGCACTCGCTATGTTTCGCCAGCCGCAAATTAACGTGCCGGTGTTGGGATTGGTAGAAAATATGGCGTACTTCACTCCGGCGGAGTTACCTACCAACAAATATTATATTTTTGGTGAAGCGGGGGGAAGAACATTGGCCGAGAAGAGTGCCATTCCGTTTTTAGGCGAGATTCCGTTGGTACAGAGCATTCGTGAGAGTGGTGACCGAGGGTATCCTGCTGCCATCCAGTCGGAAGAAACTACGGAATGGGAGGCTTTTGCTACTTTAGCGCAGGAGTTTGCCCGACAAGTAGCCATCCGCAATAATAACTTGGATAAGACCAAACCCGTAGAAATGAAAACTTTTAACTAG
- a CDS encoding NifU family protein encodes MSNQTTLLPRIENALDEIRPYLETDGGNVKVLGVDDNNVVLLELLGSCGHCPMSVMTMKAGIEETIKRLVPEVTDVQAVNMTSADDPNAQLPENLR; translated from the coding sequence ATGAGCAATCAAACAACATTACTACCCCGCATAGAAAATGCTTTGGATGAAATCCGCCCTTACCTGGAAACGGATGGCGGAAATGTAAAAGTACTGGGAGTAGACGACAATAATGTAGTGCTTCTGGAGCTACTCGGCTCTTGCGGCCACTGCCCTATGTCGGTAATGACCATGAAAGCGGGCATTGAAGAAACCATTAAACGACTGGTTCCCGAAGTAACTGATGTGCAGGCGGTCAATATGACCTCAGCGGATGATCCTAACGCCCAGCTACCGGAGAACTTGCGATAG
- a CDS encoding isopenicillin N synthase family dioxygenase: MKPYSVPIIDISPLVNNLENPLVAKQISEACREVGFFYVVGHGVSEALQHRLENLSQQFFALSEETKLEIRMSRGGKAWRGYFPVGDELTSGKPDLKEGVYFGEELRKDDLRVQAGLPLHGANLFPESLPAFRETVLEYMDAMTQLGYTLMRGISLSLGLEANYFSEHFTSNALTLFRMFHYPSSTPAESSESWGVGEHTDYGLLTILKQDQVGGLQVKTKQGWIDAPPVDNSFVCNIGDMLDRITRGLYRSTPHRVLNRSGQSRYSYPFFFDPDFGAKIFPADLSNIEVSDNHNLDRWDQTNIHAFDGTYGEYLLAKVSKVFPELQRGVINNQ; this comes from the coding sequence TTGAAACCGTATTCAGTACCCATCATTGACATAAGCCCTCTGGTTAATAACCTAGAAAATCCATTGGTTGCCAAGCAAATTAGTGAGGCTTGCCGAGAAGTTGGTTTTTTTTACGTGGTTGGTCATGGTGTTTCCGAAGCGTTGCAGCATCGGCTGGAAAATCTGAGTCAACAGTTTTTTGCTTTATCCGAAGAAACCAAGCTAGAGATTAGGATGTCGAGGGGTGGAAAAGCCTGGCGAGGCTATTTCCCGGTAGGTGATGAGCTTACCTCGGGCAAGCCTGATCTAAAAGAGGGGGTTTATTTTGGTGAGGAATTGAGAAAAGATGATCTTAGAGTTCAAGCGGGGTTGCCGCTGCACGGAGCTAACCTTTTTCCGGAGAGCCTGCCTGCTTTTCGAGAAACCGTGCTAGAGTATATGGATGCCATGACTCAACTTGGGTACACCCTAATGCGGGGTATTTCACTGAGTTTGGGACTAGAAGCAAACTATTTCAGCGAGCATTTTACTAGCAATGCTTTGACGCTTTTCCGTATGTTCCATTATCCTTCATCCACTCCTGCTGAATCTTCTGAAAGCTGGGGTGTAGGAGAACATACTGATTACGGGCTGCTTACTATTTTGAAACAAGATCAAGTTGGTGGACTGCAAGTAAAAACCAAGCAAGGTTGGATCGATGCGCCCCCGGTGGATAATTCATTTGTTTGCAATATTGGGGATATGCTCGACCGAATAACAAGAGGGCTGTATCGCTCTACTCCCCACCGAGTGCTTAATCGTTCGGGTCAAAGTCGCTACTCTTACCCGTTCTTCTTTGATCCTGACTTCGGCGCAAAAATCTTTCCGGCTGATCTTTCCAATATTGAGGTCTCGGACAATCACAATTTGGATCGATGGGATCAGACGAATATTCATGCTTTTGATGGTACCTACGGTGAGTATCTTTTGGCAAAAGTTTCCAAAGTATTTCCGGAGCTTCAACGCGGAGTGATTAATAATCAATGA
- a CDS encoding 3-keto-disaccharide hydrolase, with the protein MNKLLPLLFGYLAIVGCNRSTTNDKPTTTTEDDQSLESEWIPLFNGQDVDNWIVKIHHYETGENYGRTFRVADSIIQVRYDEYEGDFNDRFGHLYYEQPYSHFHLKLEYRFVGDLHPGAPAYTLRNSGIMFHSQDPRTMPKEQNWPISVEMQFLGGLGDGKPRPTGNMCSPGTEVVYQGQIDPRHCISSSSETYDGDQWVRAELIVLGDSLITHIINGDTVLQYTQPQIGGGVVERFDPAQKPDGKLLTEGYIALQSEGQPIDFRNIELRNLMTND; encoded by the coding sequence ATGAATAAATTACTACCTCTGCTTTTCGGCTACTTAGCCATTGTTGGTTGCAATCGTTCAACAACCAATGATAAACCGACTACAACAACAGAAGATGACCAATCGCTGGAATCTGAATGGATACCATTATTTAACGGACAAGATGTTGATAATTGGATAGTAAAAATTCATCACTACGAAACAGGAGAAAACTACGGTCGCACCTTTCGGGTAGCAGATAGCATAATTCAGGTGCGCTACGATGAGTACGAGGGGGATTTTAATGATCGCTTTGGTCATTTGTACTACGAGCAGCCCTACTCCCATTTTCATCTGAAACTAGAATACCGATTTGTGGGTGATCTGCATCCGGGAGCCCCAGCGTATACTCTGCGAAATAGTGGAATAATGTTTCACTCCCAAGATCCACGCACCATGCCTAAAGAACAGAACTGGCCCATTTCAGTAGAAATGCAGTTTTTAGGGGGCTTAGGTGACGGCAAACCTCGCCCTACCGGAAATATGTGTTCGCCCGGTACGGAAGTGGTCTATCAAGGGCAGATTGATCCTCGCCATTGTATCAGTTCTTCCTCTGAAACCTACGATGGCGACCAGTGGGTGCGAGCCGAGCTAATTGTCTTGGGTGATTCATTGATAACGCATATCATCAACGGAGATACGGTACTACAGTACACGCAACCTCAGATAGGCGGTGGTGTGGTTGAACGGTTTGATCCGGCTCAGAAACCTGACGGCAAACTACTGACCGAAGGCTACATTGCCCTGCAAAGTGAAGGGCAACCCATTGATTTCCGGAATATTGAGTTACGTAACTTGATGACTAATGACTAA